Proteins found in one bacterium genomic segment:
- a CDS encoding GGDEF domain-containing protein: MRVLLLLTLIPASWFGLIAIPRPAADTVMLVLGGYVILLAVGARRLPILSRVDLIIVLDLLVVTLVVLISGSINSPFLYLYYLIILEAAARFNLRQALAAAVAMAGVIVILWIRGGHPETFDTTGFRLGAFVASGFFLALLLGVLVQEYRISHDRMEELLFDNDLAGRLSGELRVQGVAELLLQVFLEITQLSKGAAYLPAERGELNLAAARGFAWEAEDPSPAFLKMPGVPSGTYEGEVVILPSPPHNGHSDTVMVCMPLVRNHELQMWLCGLSSAVPVSDTVQRRLRRMAAQGASALEAARLHEKVKELAATDSLTGVANRRSFFDRIAAELARSHRSGRPLSVALLDLNGFKSINDNYGHSVGDDALIRVALTLARGMRTSDLLARLGGDEFAVLLPESSATEADKVLARLCASEILVPNGQQGELSLRLSWGAATWPQDGAMPEQLLQVADHRLYAMKKRVRGET, from the coding sequence GTGCGGGTCTTGTTATTGCTGACCCTCATCCCGGCATCCTGGTTTGGCCTCATCGCAATCCCCCGCCCCGCGGCCGACACCGTCATGCTTGTCCTGGGAGGTTACGTCATCTTGCTGGCGGTCGGTGCCCGTAGGCTGCCGATCCTCTCGAGAGTCGACCTGATCATCGTCCTGGATCTCCTCGTCGTCACGCTCGTCGTGCTGATCTCCGGAAGCATCAACAGCCCATTCCTCTATCTCTATTACTTGATCATTCTCGAGGCGGCCGCCCGGTTCAACCTCCGCCAGGCGCTGGCCGCAGCGGTGGCGATGGCAGGCGTGATCGTGATCCTCTGGATCCGCGGAGGACATCCCGAAACGTTTGACACGACTGGGTTCCGCCTCGGCGCGTTCGTGGCCAGCGGATTTTTCCTGGCGCTGCTGCTCGGCGTGCTCGTGCAAGAATACCGCATCTCCCATGACCGCATGGAGGAGCTGCTGTTTGACAACGATCTCGCCGGCCGCCTCTCCGGAGAGCTTCGGGTTCAGGGGGTCGCAGAGCTCCTGCTGCAGGTGTTCCTGGAGATCACGCAACTTTCCAAGGGCGCGGCCTATCTGCCTGCCGAGCGCGGCGAGCTCAATCTCGCCGCGGCCCGAGGGTTCGCGTGGGAGGCGGAGGATCCGAGTCCGGCGTTCCTCAAGATGCCGGGGGTCCCCAGCGGGACCTATGAAGGAGAGGTCGTCATCCTTCCCTCTCCGCCTCACAACGGCCACTCGGACACCGTGATGGTGTGCATGCCCCTGGTTCGCAATCACGAGCTTCAGATGTGGCTGTGCGGTTTGAGCTCAGCGGTCCCCGTGTCCGATACTGTCCAGCGGCGCCTCCGGCGGATGGCGGCACAGGGAGCCTCGGCCCTCGAGGCCGCCCGGCTCCACGAAAAGGTGAAGGAACTGGCGGCCACGGATTCCCTGACCGGAGTCGCGAACCGCCGGTCCTTTTTCGACCGGATCGCAGCTGAACTGGCGCGGTCCCATCGCAGCGGCCGGCCGTTGAGCGTGGCGCTGCTCGACCTCAACGGGTTCAAGAGCATCAACGACAACTACGGGCACAGCGTGGGGGACGACGCGCTGATCCGTGTCGCGCTGACGCTCGCCAGAGGGATGCGCACCTCTGACCTCTTGGCCCGCCTCGGGGGAGACGAATTTGCCGTGTTGTTGCCGGAGAGCAGCGCGACCGAAGCCGACAAGGTTCTCGCCCGACTCTGCGCCTCGGAGATCCTCGTCCCGAACGGCCAGCAGGGAGAGCTGAGTCTTCGTCTCTCCTGGGGGGCTGCGACGTGGCCACAGGATGGCGCGATGCCAGAACAGCTGCTTCAAGTTGCCGACCACCGTCTATATGCCATGAAGAAGCGCGTGCGGGGCGAGACGTAA
- a CDS encoding CapA family protein, producing MVRPFTIAATGDSLMTMHVAQSDERGFRGVIDLLHPADVRFANLEGTLHEFQGFPQAASGGTYVCGHPGLLDDLTVMGFNLFSAANNHMVDWGEGGLFATMETLDRARVVYAGIGRHLQDARSPRYLETAAGRVALLAVTSTFPSHAPAGEQRPDCQGRPGVNPLRFQEFVDVDPETLAQLTDLNRRLGLGAVRELRIKLGFERPDLPGITTLLDRKFRLGDPPGIRTEPHAGDLAGNLAWIRDARRQADWVVVSLHAHEMRGADRERPAEFIPVFCRQAVEAGADIVLGHGPHLLRGLEVYRGKPIFYSLGNFIFQNETLERQPADFYERLGLPMTATPADVFDARGARGGFAADPLYWESMLPVCRFGGTLEEVRLYPVVLGHGRPRAQRGTPGLASEAAGRPIIERVERLSPEVRIEWHRDGFGEVRW from the coding sequence ATGGTCCGTCCGTTCACGATCGCCGCGACCGGAGACTCGCTCATGACGATGCACGTGGCCCAATCCGACGAGCGCGGGTTTCGGGGCGTGATCGATCTCCTCCATCCGGCGGATGTCCGGTTCGCCAACCTGGAGGGGACGCTCCATGAATTTCAGGGGTTCCCGCAGGCAGCGAGCGGAGGCACGTACGTCTGCGGCCACCCCGGCCTCCTCGACGATCTCACGGTGATGGGGTTCAACCTCTTTTCCGCCGCCAATAACCACATGGTGGACTGGGGAGAGGGGGGGTTGTTCGCGACGATGGAGACCCTCGATCGCGCCAGGGTGGTCTACGCCGGAATCGGGCGCCACCTCCAGGACGCTCGGTCGCCTCGGTATCTCGAGACCGCCGCGGGCCGCGTCGCGCTGCTCGCCGTGACGAGCACGTTTCCGTCACACGCGCCCGCCGGCGAGCAGCGGCCCGATTGCCAGGGGCGGCCCGGGGTGAACCCGCTCAGGTTCCAGGAGTTCGTCGATGTCGACCCGGAGACGCTCGCGCAACTCACCGATCTGAACCGCCGGCTCGGCCTCGGCGCGGTCCGCGAGCTGCGGATCAAGTTAGGCTTCGAGCGCCCCGATCTTCCCGGGATCACGACCCTCCTCGATCGGAAGTTCCGCCTGGGCGATCCTCCGGGGATCCGGACCGAGCCACATGCCGGGGATCTGGCGGGGAACCTCGCGTGGATCCGGGACGCGCGCCGGCAGGCGGACTGGGTCGTCGTCAGCCTGCACGCGCACGAGATGCGCGGCGCCGACCGCGAACGGCCGGCGGAGTTCATCCCGGTATTCTGCCGCCAGGCGGTGGAGGCCGGGGCCGATATCGTGCTGGGGCACGGACCCCATCTGCTGCGCGGGTTGGAGGTGTACCGAGGGAAGCCGATCTTCTACAGCCTCGGCAACTTCATCTTTCAAAACGAGACGCTCGAGCGACAGCCCGCCGACTTCTACGAGCGGTTGGGCCTGCCGATGACGGCGACCCCGGCCGACGTCTTCGACGCGCGCGGCGCGCGGGGTGGGTTCGCGGCGGATCCGCTCTATTGGGAGTCGATGCTGCCGGTATGCCGGTTCGGCGGCACGCTGGAAGAGGTCCGGCTCTATCCGGTCGTGTTGGGGCATGGGCGGCCGCGAGCGCAGCGGGGGACTCCCGGTCTCGCTTCCGAGGCGGCGGGCCGGCCGATTATCGAGCGTGTCGAGCGTCTTTCCCCGGAGGTCCGGATCGAGTGGCATCGGGATGGGTTTGGGGAGGTCCGCTGGTAG
- a CDS encoding ABC transporter permease produces the protein MPRYVAGRVAALLPVLLVVGITAFLLLHLIPGDPASVILGPDAPAAQVDRLRHNLGLDRPLFVQLSVWFGRLVRGDLGDSIFLRQTVSQAIWQHLGPTVGLTTLAEILAIGVAIPSGVLAAWKRNSRFDQVFMAAVLLGVSVPSFWLGLNLILVFAVAARWFPVAGYESPLHGIGPWLAHLALPAVALAFTQAGLIARMARDATIEVLDEDFIRTARSKGVAEAGVLVRHALRNSLIPTVTVIGTSLASLLSGAVVVESVFVMPGLGNLVVQSISRRDYPVIEGVVLFVAVVYVLVNLLVDLLYGVIDPRIRY, from the coding sequence GTGCCGAGGTACGTAGCCGGGCGCGTCGCCGCGCTCCTGCCCGTGCTCCTCGTTGTCGGCATCACGGCGTTTCTGCTCCTCCACCTGATCCCGGGCGATCCGGCATCGGTGATCCTGGGGCCGGACGCTCCCGCAGCACAGGTCGACCGGCTGCGTCACAACCTCGGCCTGGACCGCCCGCTGTTCGTTCAGCTCAGCGTGTGGTTCGGCCGTCTGGTGCGCGGCGACCTGGGAGATTCGATCTTTCTCCGCCAGACCGTATCGCAGGCGATCTGGCAGCACCTCGGGCCGACGGTGGGGCTCACCACGCTGGCCGAGATCCTTGCGATCGGCGTGGCAATCCCGTCGGGCGTGCTCGCGGCGTGGAAGCGGAACAGCCGGTTCGACCAAGTCTTCATGGCCGCGGTGCTGCTCGGCGTGTCTGTTCCGTCGTTCTGGTTGGGGCTTAACCTGATCCTGGTCTTCGCGGTCGCCGCGCGATGGTTTCCCGTGGCCGGGTACGAGTCCCCCCTTCATGGGATTGGTCCGTGGCTCGCCCACCTGGCGCTCCCGGCCGTGGCGCTCGCGTTCACGCAGGCCGGGCTGATCGCCCGCATGGCCCGGGACGCCACGATCGAGGTGCTGGATGAGGACTTCATCCGGACGGCACGGAGCAAGGGCGTGGCCGAAGCCGGCGTGCTCGTCAGGCACGCGCTCCGCAATTCGCTCATCCCGACGGTGACGGTCATCGGCACGAGCCTGGCCAGCCTGCTCTCGGGAGCGGTCGTGGTCGAGTCGGTGTTCGTCATGCCGGGCCTCGGCAACCTCGTAGTCCAGTCGATCAGCCGCCGCGACTATCCCGTGATCGAGGGCGTGGTATTGTTCGTCGCGGTCGTCTACGTGCTGGTCAACCTGTTGGTGGACCTGCTCTACGGCGTCATCGACCCGCGGATCCGGTACTAG
- a CDS encoding undecaprenyl-diphosphate phosphatase, with protein MQLTSAPVPCTEAAQVNISFTELGAWRIIVLGIVQGITELLPISSTAHLRIIPSLLGWPDPGSAFSAAMQLASLLAVVTFLGGDALRITNRALAAAQRRDWTDHSLRMTIGIVIGTVPIAVAGLALRKTLEGCGSPLRSLALIGWACVVMGVLLALAERYGQRNHSRARRQWADLGIGDCISVGLAQMFALVPGVSRSGSTLTAGLALGMERATAAWFSFLLGLPAIVLAGLVELLSLRKAGLHAGGWGLLILGLAAGSASAYLALWGLLRYLKDHTSWIFVWYRIALGILLLWGSAAGKFR; from the coding sequence ATGCAGCTCACGTCCGCACCCGTACCCTGCACGGAGGCCGCCCAGGTCAACATCAGTTTTACCGAGCTGGGAGCCTGGCGGATCATCGTCCTGGGCATCGTCCAGGGGATCACCGAACTACTGCCGATCAGCAGCACCGCGCACCTGCGTATCATTCCGAGCCTGCTCGGTTGGCCGGATCCGGGATCGGCGTTTTCCGCCGCGATGCAGCTGGCCAGCCTGCTCGCTGTTGTAACCTTTCTCGGCGGGGACGCGCTTCGGATCACCAATCGCGCGCTGGCCGCAGCTCAGCGGAGGGATTGGACGGACCATTCGCTGCGGATGACGATCGGCATCGTCATCGGCACCGTGCCGATCGCCGTCGCCGGGCTTGCGCTGCGGAAGACGCTCGAGGGATGCGGATCGCCATTGCGGAGCCTCGCGCTGATTGGGTGGGCCTGCGTCGTCATGGGCGTGCTGCTCGCGCTCGCGGAGCGCTACGGCCAGCGCAACCACAGCCGTGCGAGGCGGCAGTGGGCAGACCTCGGCATCGGGGACTGCATCTCCGTCGGCCTCGCCCAGATGTTCGCGCTGGTGCCCGGCGTGTCCAGATCCGGATCCACCTTGACGGCGGGGTTGGCCCTGGGCATGGAACGGGCGACCGCCGCGTGGTTCTCGTTCTTGCTGGGACTGCCCGCGATCGTGCTCGCCGGTCTCGTTGAGCTCCTGAGCCTCCGCAAGGCGGGGCTCCACGCGGGCGGATGGGGGCTGCTGATCCTCGGACTGGCGGCGGGCAGCGCCTCAGCGTATCTTGCGCTCTGGGGACTGTTGCGCTATCTCAAGGACCATACCAGCTGGATCTTTGTCTGGTACCGCATCGCGCTGGGGATCCTGCTGCTCTGGGGGTCGGCGGCAGGAAAATTCCGCTAA
- a CDS encoding ABC transporter substrate-binding protein, producing the protein MRGATLGIRVLSLTLVTALVLIVPGGTAGSAVPVTGGVIHVATNAEPGTLDWTASTATATRLVAWHIYETLFALDRNYDVKPLLAEGYSVSADGLHYTIRLRKGITFHNGQPLTADDVVASLNRWAQVSGGGRETFKFVKHVTKVDPSTILIDLNGIFTPLIANIGDPKQAAIIMPKSVAEAAAEKPARDYIGTGPYMFQRWDQGHEIVLVRNPHYASRTEDWGGLTGKKVAYADEIDFLPVRDDQVRFAGVSTGQYDLALELQSDLYAQVKANPRLTADVVKVFSWRAAVFNKAKPPFNDTRMRLAVQYAIKPAELMAALGPKEFWHLDPGLFFPEQTILYSTAGSDVYNHQDLQKAKALMKEAGYSGQKITLMTTKDYTWAYNLSQVLAPQLQAAGFAVDEQIYDWPTLLSRRARKDGWDIFLTGFSPSFDPTAVIFFAGNWPGFYESKAMDALLSKWGQTSVADTAGRKALMNQIQTTFYKEIPVAKFANEYGLEVYNDHLHGYTGFFDVRFWNTWVTR; encoded by the coding sequence GTGCGCGGTGCAACCCTGGGGATTCGAGTCCTTTCCCTGACGCTCGTGACCGCCCTCGTGCTCATCGTGCCGGGGGGGACCGCCGGCAGCGCCGTGCCGGTGACCGGCGGGGTGATCCACGTCGCCACCAATGCGGAGCCGGGCACGCTCGATTGGACGGCCTCGACGGCGACGGCGACGCGTCTGGTCGCCTGGCATATCTATGAGACCCTGTTCGCCCTCGATCGCAACTACGACGTCAAGCCCCTGCTGGCGGAGGGATACTCCGTCAGCGCCGACGGCCTGCACTACACGATCCGCCTCCGCAAGGGCATCACCTTCCACAACGGCCAGCCGCTGACCGCGGACGACGTCGTCGCGTCGCTCAATCGCTGGGCTCAGGTGAGCGGCGGCGGACGAGAGACGTTCAAGTTCGTCAAGCACGTCACGAAGGTGGATCCGTCGACCATCCTGATCGATCTGAACGGGATCTTCACCCCATTGATCGCCAACATCGGGGATCCCAAGCAGGCCGCGATCATCATGCCGAAGAGCGTCGCCGAGGCCGCCGCGGAGAAGCCGGCCAGGGACTACATCGGTACCGGGCCGTACATGTTTCAGAGGTGGGACCAGGGTCACGAGATCGTCCTGGTGCGCAATCCGCATTACGCATCGCGCACCGAGGACTGGGGCGGCCTCACGGGCAAGAAGGTCGCGTACGCGGACGAGATTGACTTCTTGCCCGTCCGCGACGACCAGGTCCGGTTCGCCGGCGTGTCCACGGGGCAGTACGATCTGGCCCTCGAGCTGCAGTCCGACCTCTATGCGCAGGTCAAGGCGAATCCCCGGCTGACCGCCGATGTGGTCAAGGTGTTCAGCTGGCGCGCCGCCGTGTTCAACAAAGCCAAGCCACCGTTCAACGACACGCGGATGCGCCTGGCGGTGCAGTACGCGATCAAGCCGGCGGAGTTAATGGCGGCGCTCGGGCCGAAAGAGTTCTGGCACCTCGATCCGGGGCTGTTCTTCCCCGAGCAGACCATCTTGTACTCGACCGCGGGGAGCGACGTGTACAATCATCAAGACCTCCAGAAAGCCAAGGCCTTGATGAAAGAGGCCGGCTACAGCGGCCAGAAGATCACGCTCATGACGACGAAGGACTACACGTGGGCCTACAACTTGAGCCAGGTGCTCGCGCCGCAACTCCAGGCGGCGGGCTTCGCCGTCGACGAGCAGATCTACGACTGGCCGACCCTGCTCAGCCGGCGCGCCAGGAAGGATGGGTGGGATATCTTCCTCACCGGGTTCTCGCCGTCGTTCGATCCCACCGCGGTGATCTTCTTTGCCGGCAACTGGCCGGGATTCTACGAAAGCAAGGCGATGGACGCCCTCCTGAGCAAGTGGGGCCAGACGTCCGTGGCCGACACTGCCGGCCGGAAGGCGTTGATGAACCAGATCCAGACGACGTTCTACAAGGAAATCCCGGTGGCCAAGTTCGCCAACGAGTATGGGCTGGAGGTGTACAATGATCACCTCCACGGCTATACCGGCTTCTTCGACGTCCGCTTCTGGAACACGTGGGTGACACGGTAG
- a CDS encoding ABC transporter substrate-binding protein, translating to MHARGRAQSRIAGARLTRRGLLTATLGGGAAALAGSLGRPFGVPAVLAASAGPVKLGVLLPYSKVYQQLGDDITSGMVLYFESVKFMAGGRSITMIREDEEIDPQVALRKGRKLIENDNVDIIAGLVASPSAVALRDVVHNSKTLFLIANAGANVMTRARRSPYIFRVSFSNWQTAYPMGKWFFDNVARSCLVGAADYAAGHEDIDAFKASYLAAGGKVVAEVYPPLNNTDYGPYVTQMQKAKPEAIFVFFAGSDAARFVIQAAAFGLFKDARLTGPGFLVEEDVLPAQGRNALGAYSSLHWALTLQSPENLAFTRAYRARWQRDATVYAMQGYDTARVIVEALNATGGDTTNKSKLVESVANVRFTSPRGPISFDPETHNVIQTVYVRQVREVGKSIHNVVFGTLGVFKDPGV from the coding sequence ATGCACGCACGGGGGAGAGCACAATCGAGGATTGCCGGCGCCCGGCTGACGCGCCGAGGTCTGCTGACCGCGACGCTCGGCGGGGGCGCAGCGGCGCTCGCGGGAAGTCTGGGACGGCCCTTCGGCGTGCCCGCGGTGCTCGCGGCGTCGGCCGGGCCGGTCAAACTGGGGGTCCTGCTCCCGTATTCCAAGGTGTACCAGCAGCTCGGTGACGATATCACGAGCGGGATGGTGCTCTACTTCGAGAGCGTCAAGTTCATGGCCGGGGGACGCTCGATCACTATGATCCGCGAGGACGAGGAGATCGACCCCCAGGTAGCGCTCCGCAAGGGGCGCAAACTCATTGAGAACGACAACGTGGACATCATCGCCGGGTTGGTGGCCAGCCCGAGCGCGGTCGCGCTTCGCGACGTGGTCCACAACAGCAAGACCCTGTTCCTCATCGCGAACGCCGGGGCCAACGTCATGACGCGGGCCCGGCGCAGCCCGTACATCTTCCGCGTCTCCTTCTCGAACTGGCAGACCGCCTACCCGATGGGGAAGTGGTTCTTCGACAATGTCGCGCGGAGCTGTCTCGTGGGCGCCGCCGACTACGCGGCAGGCCACGAGGACATCGATGCGTTCAAAGCGAGCTACCTCGCGGCGGGCGGCAAGGTCGTGGCTGAGGTGTACCCGCCCCTCAACAACACCGACTACGGGCCGTACGTCACGCAGATGCAGAAGGCCAAGCCCGAGGCCATCTTCGTCTTCTTCGCCGGGAGCGATGCGGCCCGGTTCGTGATCCAGGCGGCGGCGTTTGGATTGTTCAAGGACGCCCGGCTCACGGGACCGGGGTTCCTGGTCGAGGAGGACGTCTTGCCGGCCCAGGGGCGCAATGCGCTTGGGGCGTACTCCAGCCTTCACTGGGCGCTCACCCTGCAGTCCCCGGAGAACCTCGCGTTCACCCGCGCATACCGGGCGCGGTGGCAGCGCGACGCGACGGTGTACGCGATGCAGGGCTACGATACGGCGCGCGTGATCGTCGAGGCGCTGAACGCCACCGGCGGCGACACGACGAACAAATCGAAGTTGGTCGAATCGGTGGCGAACGTGCGGTTCACGAGCCCCCGGGGGCCGATCTCCTTCGACCCGGAGACGCACAACGTGATCCAGACCGTGTACGTGCGCCAGGTCCGGGAGGTCGGCAAGTCGATCCACAACGTCGTCTTCGGCACCCTCGGCGTCTTCAAGGATCCCGGCGTGTAG
- a CDS encoding ABC transporter permease: MPHFARLLLRRRPIAAIALGALVLLSGTAAAAPWLGLLPPDRIDVAHRLLAPSAPHPFGTDNFGRDVFTRVIYSGRVSLPIGVAVMALSTALGAVVGLLTGYYRTVDNVLTRILEGLMAFPAILLAIALVAALGLGVRNEVIAIALVYFPRTARIVRASTLQLKARAFVEAAVALGEGDARILGIHIFRNALPPLIVQSTFVFAEAILADAALSFLGLGVKPPTPTWGNMLDEAHVFVTLAPWFIVFPGIAIVVTVLSLNLLGDAVRDLVDPHAVAGRGLG, translated from the coding sequence ATGCCGCATTTCGCCAGGTTGCTGCTCCGCCGCCGGCCGATCGCGGCGATCGCGCTCGGGGCGCTGGTCCTCCTGTCGGGGACGGCCGCCGCGGCCCCGTGGCTGGGCCTGCTCCCTCCCGACCGGATCGATGTGGCCCACCGCCTGCTCGCGCCGTCGGCGCCGCATCCGTTCGGCACCGACAACTTCGGCCGCGACGTGTTCACGCGGGTTATCTACAGCGGGCGAGTTTCGCTGCCGATCGGGGTGGCCGTGATGGCGCTCAGCACGGCGCTGGGGGCGGTGGTGGGCCTGCTGACGGGATACTACCGGACGGTGGACAACGTCCTCACGCGGATTCTCGAAGGGCTGATGGCGTTCCCGGCGATCCTCCTCGCGATCGCGCTTGTCGCCGCCCTCGGGTTGGGGGTCCGCAACGAGGTGATCGCCATCGCCCTCGTCTACTTTCCGCGCACCGCCCGGATCGTCCGCGCCTCGACGCTCCAGTTGAAGGCCCGGGCGTTCGTCGAGGCCGCGGTCGCGCTCGGCGAAGGCGACGCGCGCATCCTCGGCATCCACATCTTCCGGAACGCGCTCCCGCCCCTCATCGTGCAGTCGACGTTTGTGTTCGCCGAGGCGATCCTCGCCGACGCGGCGCTCTCGTTCTTGGGGTTGGGGGTGAAACCGCCCACGCCGACGTGGGGCAACATGCTGGATGAGGCCCACGTCTTCGTGACGCTGGCGCCGTGGTTCATTGTCTTTCCCGGCATCGCCATCGTGGTCACGGTGCTCTCGCTCAACCTGCTCGGCGATGCTGTGCGCGACCTCGTCGACCCGCACGCGGTGGCGGGGCGGGGACTCGGATAG
- a CDS encoding SIS domain-containing protein yields MTNDTRTRHPFYMYEAIHGQPEAFARVAGRHDAALDALAARIASCDRLFLVGIGTSYHAAQAGEHILRAYAGNVRVTAFPAFDFALYGPRLTSTDCVIGISHRGNKTYTVHALARAREAGCQTALITGEGGPAAERPEADAVFETVPQERSSTHTISYVSALAAVSVLAGHLGHRRTGARLLPQRVLLEEIPAALREALKLEAEMASWARAHLGRRRIWLTGGGPSAVTAHEVALKIKEAAYLQAEGLPIETFLHGPFQCAEPEDVFVLIAPAGAAQARVLELAGMIPEIGAASLVVTDAAGAAAPAQIPGGAAGWCAVPAVPEPFTTLSCLVPLQLFSYHLALARGTNPDVFRLDDPRFARARARVTL; encoded by the coding sequence ATGACCAACGATACGAGGACGCGCCACCCGTTCTACATGTACGAGGCCATCCATGGCCAGCCCGAGGCGTTCGCGCGCGTCGCCGGCCGGCACGATGCCGCGTTGGACGCGCTCGCCGCGCGCATCGCCTCGTGCGACCGCCTCTTTCTCGTCGGGATCGGGACCTCGTATCACGCCGCGCAGGCCGGCGAGCATATCCTGCGCGCGTACGCGGGGAATGTGCGTGTCACCGCGTTTCCGGCATTCGACTTCGCGCTCTATGGACCGCGCCTTACATCGACGGACTGCGTGATCGGGATCAGCCATCGGGGCAACAAGACCTATACCGTCCACGCGCTGGCGCGCGCCCGAGAGGCGGGATGCCAGACGGCGCTCATCACGGGCGAGGGTGGGCCCGCGGCGGAGCGGCCCGAGGCCGACGCCGTGTTCGAGACGGTGCCCCAGGAGCGCTCGTCGACGCACACGATCAGTTACGTTAGCGCGCTCGCCGCGGTGTCGGTCTTGGCCGGCCACTTGGGCCATCGCCGGACCGGGGCCAGGCTCCTACCGCAGCGCGTGTTGTTGGAGGAGATCCCGGCCGCGCTGCGCGAGGCCCTCAAGTTGGAGGCCGAGATGGCCTCGTGGGCCCGCGCCCACCTCGGCCGCCGGCGGATCTGGCTGACGGGAGGCGGGCCGAGTGCCGTCACCGCCCACGAGGTGGCGCTCAAGATCAAGGAAGCCGCATACCTCCAGGCCGAGGGGCTGCCGATCGAGACGTTCTTGCACGGGCCGTTCCAGTGTGCCGAGCCGGAGGATGTGTTCGTGCTTATCGCCCCGGCGGGCGCGGCGCAGGCGCGCGTTCTGGAGCTCGCGGGGATGATCCCCGAGATCGGCGCGGCCTCCCTCGTTGTGACCGATGCGGCGGGCGCCGCCGCGCCGGCGCAGATCCCAGGCGGCGCTGCGGGGTGGTGCGCCGTGCCGGCGGTCCCGGAGCCGTTCACGACGCTGAGTTGTCTCGTCCCGCTGCAGTTGTTCAGCTACCATCTCGCCCTCGCGCGCGGTACGAACCCCGACGTCTTCCGGTTGGATGATCCCCGGTTCGCCCGGGCCCGTGCCCGGGTCACGCTGTAG
- the pdxT gene encoding pyridoxal 5'-phosphate synthase glutaminase subunit PdxT: MKIGVLAVQGDVIEHLAILRGLGVDEVEVRVPRDLEGVDGLIIPGGESTTIGKLMVRYGLDRAVPEHVGRGMAVYGTCAGMILMARRASGGEPPLLRLMDIAVTRNAYGRQVDSFETDLEVPVLGPPALRAVFIRAPVIDEVGRNVEVLASLDGRPVLAKQGRLLVSSFHPELASDDRVHRYLLDVIRVAQ, from the coding sequence ATGAAGATCGGCGTCCTGGCGGTGCAGGGGGATGTGATCGAGCATCTCGCCATTCTCCGCGGCCTCGGCGTGGACGAAGTGGAGGTCCGCGTCCCGCGGGATCTCGAGGGCGTGGATGGGCTCATCATCCCCGGCGGAGAGTCGACGACGATCGGGAAGCTCATGGTTCGGTACGGTCTCGACCGCGCGGTTCCCGAACACGTGGGGAGGGGGATGGCTGTCTACGGGACGTGCGCCGGCATGATCCTGATGGCTCGCCGCGCATCAGGCGGGGAACCGCCGCTCCTGCGTCTGATGGACATCGCGGTGACCCGGAACGCCTACGGGCGGCAGGTCGATTCGTTCGAGACGGACCTGGAGGTCCCCGTGCTCGGGCCGCCGGCCCTGCGGGCCGTCTTCATCCGCGCGCCGGTGATCGATGAGGTCGGCCGGAACGTCGAGGTGCTCGCGTCTTTGGACGGCCGCCCGGTGCTGGCGAAGCAGGGCCGGCTGCTCGTCTCCTCGTTCCACCCCGAGCTGGCCTCGGACGACCGCGTGCATCGATACTTGCTCGACGTGATCCGCGTGGCGCAATGA
- a CDS encoding lysophospholipid acyltransferase family protein, translating to MDGPFYRSLRAVVRAVAWILFRFTVIGVEQLPPTGGAVVVANHQSWLDPIILPLALPRKPAFLAMEELWRMPVIGTVMRVYGPLAIPLNRGAVDATALKRSLRALQGGALLIIFPEGGISPDGRLRPFHDGAAMLAARAKVPMIPVAIRGTADALPLGRMLPRRRPIIVRIGPPIAPPGLDRDALTRASETAAAQIDELRGGAAP from the coding sequence GTGGACGGCCCCTTCTATCGCAGCCTCCGCGCCGTCGTTCGGGCCGTGGCTTGGATCCTGTTTCGTTTCACGGTCATCGGCGTCGAGCAACTGCCTCCTACCGGGGGCGCAGTGGTCGTGGCCAACCACCAAAGCTGGCTCGACCCGATCATCCTGCCGCTGGCGCTGCCCCGGAAACCGGCATTCCTCGCCATGGAGGAGCTGTGGCGGATGCCGGTGATCGGCACGGTCATGCGGGTCTACGGGCCGCTCGCGATCCCCCTCAACCGGGGCGCGGTCGATGCCACGGCCCTCAAACGCTCGTTGCGAGCGCTCCAGGGAGGCGCGCTGCTGATCATCTTCCCCGAGGGCGGCATCAGCCCGGATGGCCGGCTGCGCCCCTTCCACGACGGCGCGGCGATGCTCGCCGCCCGCGCGAAGGTGCCGATGATTCCGGTCGCGATCCGGGGCACGGCGGACGCGCTCCCCCTCGGACGGATGCTGCCGCGGCGACGGCCGATCATCGTGCGCATCGGCCCGCCCATCGCGCCGCCCGGTCTGGACCGAGACGCGCTGACGCGGGCCAGCGAGACCGCCGCCGCCCAAATCGATGAGCTCCGGGGCGGGGCGGCCCCGTAG